A window of Fragaria vesca subsp. vesca linkage group LG7, FraVesHawaii_1.0, whole genome shotgun sequence contains these coding sequences:
- the LOC101298845 gene encoding putative serine/threonine-protein kinase-like protein CCR3-like gives MTKLPFSVFISILTVFFTVPFSHALGSGATLAVSYPSGAVCGLVSGQPTQRIVCYLRGQTINVEPNISFSSISGGRTSLCGLRSGGYALLCYDNLLSQNSTFTSKRVYFNETGELENISVGENHFCASVAGSGAVKCWRGDTRTFPLPSGSDQFGSISSGSGFSCGITKNSSRVRCWGTSTSMAAEIENGFGETAMATIQAGGSHVCGVNVTGSIICRGNNDSGQLNAPPGSYSGLALGDNHSCAIRISNQSVICWGGRGGEFRSNVTAATSFQVIVSGSNFTCGLTSSNFSIICWGVGWPSSEVEGELGLPEILPGRCVQSSCSECGIYPQSQKLCYGSGNICNPCPILVPTSPPSPAVKPPADSPSGGLKTGLLVFCIVGSIGGFAGICTVIYCLWRGGCFGHKKVHNSVQPTITRGGGGSSNNGNMSNNSPPSRSATIRRQGSRIMRRQRSGTSSNKHTERAEEFSLAELAAATNGFALENKIGAGSFGVVYRGKLDDGREVAIKRGETTTKMKKYQEKESAFDSELAFLSRLHHKHLVRLVGYCEEKEERLLVYEYMKNGALYDHLHDKNNVERSSSLINSWKMRIKVALDAARGIEYLHNYAVPPIIHRDIKSSNILIDGNWTGRVSDFGLSLLGPEHGRDYRPMKAAGTVGYIDPEYYGLNLLTAKSDVYGLGVVLLELLTGKRAIFRNSEDGGTPTSVVDYTVPQIMAGELEKVLDPRVGPPEINEAEAVELVAYTAMHCVNLEGKDRPTMTDIVANLERALSLCEESPVGSISSGSIISAE, from the coding sequence ATGACGAAACTACCCTTCTCCGTTTTCATTTCCATCCTCACCGTCTTCTTCACCGTCCCATTTTCCCATGCACTCGGCTCCGGCGCCACTCTCGCCGTCAGCTACCCCTCCGGCGCCGTCTGCGGCCTGGTCTCCGGCCAACCCACGCAGCGCATAGTCTGCTACCTCCGAGGCCAAACCATCAACGTCGAGCCCAACATCTCCTTCTCGTCAATCTCCGGCGGCCGGACCTCTCTCTGCGGCCTCCGCTCCGGCGGCTACGCCCTCCTCTGTTACGACAATCTCCTCTCTCAAAACTCAACCTTTACTTCGAAAAGAGTCTACTTTAACGAAACCGGTGAGCTCGAAAACATATCAGTCGGAGAAAACCATTTTTGCGCCAGCGTGGCAGGCTCCGGCGCCGTGAAATGTTGGCGAGGAGATACCAGAACGTTTCCACTTCCATCTGGGTCGGACCAATTCGGGTCCATCTCATCTGGGTCGGGCTTCTCTTGTGGAATCACCAAGAACAGTTCAAGGGTCCGGTGCTGGGGGACTAGTACTTCCATGGCCGCCGAGATTGAAAACGGCTTCGGAGAAACGGCAATGGCGACTATCCAAGCTGGTGGTTCTCACGTGTGTGGAGTCAACGTTACTGGGTCAATAATCTGCAGAGGCAACAACGACTCTGGTCAATTAAATGCACCGCCGGGAAGTTATTCCGGCTTGGCTCTCGGAGATAACCACAGCTGTGCTATTAGAATTTCAAACCAGTCTGTGATTTGCTGGGGCGGCAGAGGAGGAGAGTTCAGGTCTAATGTGACTGCAGCGACGTCGTTTCAGGTGATCGTTTCAGGGTCTAATTTCACTTGTGGATTAACCTCGAGTAACTTTTCGATTATATGTTGGGGAGTTGGTTGGCCTAGTTCAGAGGTTGAAGGTGAGCTTGGGTTGCCGGAGATTCTTCCAGGTCGTTGTGTACAGTCGTCTTGTAGTGAATGTGGTATTTATCCTCAGTCTCAGAAGCTCTGTTATGGCTCTGGGAACATTTGTAATCCTTGTCCGATTTTGGTGCCGACATCACCGCCGTCTCCGGCGGTGAAACCGCCGGCGGATTCTCCATCCGGGGGTTTAAAGACGGGGTTGTTAGTGTTCTGCATTGTGGGTTCTATTGGAGGGTTTGCGGGGATTTGTACTGTGATTTATTGTTTGTGGAGGGGTGGTTGTTTTGGGCACAAGAAAGTTCATAATTCAGTTCAGCCTACTATTACTAGAGGTGGAGGTGGTAGTTCCAACAATGGGAATATGTCAAACAACAGCCCTCCTTCAAGATCAGCTACTATTAGGCGGCAGGGCTCGAGGATCATGAGGAGGCAGAGGAGTGGGACTTCGTCAAATAAGCACACTGAGAGGGCTGAGGAGTTTTCACTGGCTGAGCTTGCAGCGGCTACTAATGGTTTTGCATTGGAGAACAAGATTGGCGCAGGGAGCTTTGGAGTGGTGTACAGAGGGAAATTGGATGACGGGCGCGAGGTTGCTATTAAGAGAGGGGAAACTACAACCAAGATGAAGAAGTATCAAGAGAAAGAGAGTGCTTTTGATTCAGAGTTGGCGTTCTTGTCGAGGCTTCATCACAAGCATTTGGTTAGGCTTGTTGGGTATTGTGAGGAGAAGGAGGAGAGGTTGTTGGTTTATGAGTACATGAAGAATGGTGCGCTCTATGATCATTTACATGACAAGAACAATGTCGAGAGGAGTAGTAGTTTGATTAATTCGTGGAAAATGAGGATCAAGGTGGCTTTAGATGCTGCAAGAGGCATTGAGTATCTCCACAACTATGCAGTCCCTCCTATAATTCACAGAGATATAAAGTCCTCCAACATTCTGATCGATGGTAATTGGACTGGAAGAGTATCAGATTTCGGATTATCACTATTGGGTCCGGAACATGGCAGGGACTATAGGCCAATGAAGGCAGCTGGAACCGTTGGCTACATTGATCCAGAGTACTATGGTTTAAACTTATTAACAGCAAAGAGTGATGTGTATGGCCTTGGTGTGGTGTTGTTAGAGCTTTTGACAGGAAAAAGAGCAATCTTTAGGAACAGTGAAGACGGAGGAACACCCACCAGTGTTGTGGACTACACCGTGCCGCAGATCATGGCCGGAGAGTTAGAGAAGGTTTTGGACCCAAGGGTTGGACCTCCGGAAATCAATGAAGCAGAGGCGGTTGAGTTGGTGGCGTATACTGCAATGCATTGTGTGAACTTGGAAGGTAAAGATAGACCAACCATGACTGACATTGTGGCCAATTTGGAGCGAGCTTTAAGTCTCTGCGAGGAAAGCCCTGTTGGCAGCATATCTAGCGGCTCAATCATCTCTGCCGAGTAG